In a single window of the Caulobacter soli genome:
- a CDS encoding SAM-dependent methyltransferase, giving the protein MIEALLKKMVKVGDLTIHMPNGSVVKAGDGSGPPVTMRVNGKGLRRLVANPSLGLGEAYMDGDLKVEQGTLWDLLEIVGKSGGRTPKRGTPLTRARKALKRTVQSVNDRIASRRNVAHHYDVSNELYKRFLDKDMQYSCAYFARPDMTLEEAQVAKKAHIGAKLNITPGMKVLDIGSGWGGMSLTLAADHGAKMTGVTLSTEQLALATERAASAGLSDQVEFRLTDYRDLNETFDRIVSVGMLEHVGAPNFQTYFDTVKRLLADDGSAVIHSIGRMSGPGATNAFTQKYIFPGGYIPGLSEIVKAVEAAGLWITDIEILRLHYAETCKHWRMRFLADPDIPAMFDERFRRMWEFYLCGAELGFRYGGHMVFQIQVAKKVGALPITRDYMVDGER; this is encoded by the coding sequence ATGATCGAAGCGCTGCTGAAAAAGATGGTCAAGGTCGGCGACCTGACCATCCACATGCCCAATGGTTCGGTGGTCAAGGCCGGCGACGGCTCGGGTCCGCCCGTGACCATGCGCGTCAACGGCAAGGGCCTGCGCCGCCTGGTCGCCAATCCCAGCCTGGGCCTGGGCGAAGCCTATATGGACGGCGACCTGAAGGTCGAGCAGGGCACCCTGTGGGACCTGCTGGAGATCGTCGGCAAGAGCGGCGGCCGCACGCCCAAGCGCGGCACGCCCCTGACCCGGGCCCGGAAGGCGCTCAAGCGCACGGTGCAGTCGGTCAACGACCGCATCGCCTCGCGCCGCAACGTCGCCCACCACTACGACGTGTCCAACGAGCTCTATAAGCGCTTCCTCGACAAGGACATGCAGTACTCTTGCGCCTACTTCGCGCGGCCCGACATGACGCTGGAGGAGGCCCAGGTCGCCAAGAAGGCCCATATCGGCGCCAAGCTGAACATCACGCCGGGCATGAAGGTGCTGGACATCGGCTCGGGCTGGGGCGGCATGTCTCTGACCCTGGCGGCCGATCACGGGGCCAAGATGACGGGGGTCACCCTGTCGACCGAGCAACTGGCCCTGGCCACCGAGCGGGCCGCGAGCGCGGGCCTGTCGGACCAGGTCGAGTTCCGCCTCACCGACTATCGCGACCTGAACGAGACCTTCGACCGCATCGTCTCGGTGGGGATGCTGGAGCACGTCGGCGCGCCGAACTTCCAGACCTATTTCGACACCGTCAAACGCCTGCTGGCCGACGACGGCAGCGCGGTGATCCACTCGATCGGCCGGATGAGCGGCCCGGGGGCCACCAACGCCTTCACCCAGAAGTACATCTTCCCCGGCGGTTACATTCCGGGCCTGTCGGAGATCGTCAAGGCGGTCGAGGCGGCGGGCCTGTGGATCACCGACATCGAGATCCTGCGCCTGCACTACGCCGAGACCTGCAAGCACTGGCGGATGCGCTTCCTGGCCGATCCGGACATTCCCGCCATGTTCGACGAGCGATTCCGGCGGATGTGGGAGTTCTACCTGTGCGGCGCCGAGCTGGGCTTCCGCTATGGCGGCCACATGGTCTTCCAGATCCAGGTGGCCAAGAAGGTCGGGGCCCTGCCGATCACCCGGGACTACATGGTCGACGGCGAGCGCTGA